In the Populus trichocarpa isolate Nisqually-1 chromosome 1, P.trichocarpa_v4.1, whole genome shotgun sequence genome, caaaaaaaactcatgcgaaaagaaaaatcacacaTGAACTCTTGCCTCTCTTTTTCCCCCAATTCCAAGGGCATAAAAATCAATGcataattttgtaaaaagtaTAAAAGTATAAATACCCTTGGCCAatagttcaaatttttttttaatgtggaggTAAATAAGTATTTGtgttctttattaaaaaaaaaattgaaaaaataaaaataactcacAAATTTTTAATGACTAATTGGCATTTAAAAAAGACGAAATCATTCAATAAACCAGggcaaacaaaattttctttaaaagatgAAAGTGTAATTTTAATGTCACAATGAATAGTGTTTCAGACAGTACTCTAAGGTAGTTTTATATGTTCTGTTAATATtcagatttttaatttaataaataattgaaaaaacagtaCAAATAAACAGCACCAGACACTAGGAGTGGGGTCGTAACTCATATGGCGACTTGCACTCGCAGCTCTTCGCTATCTCGTGCTCTCCTCCTTCCTTATCTCCATAGCCGAACACAAACCTTATGCGAGCCCATCAGACTCGCCCGGTTCAGTTCAACCATGAAGCAACCCAGACCTCCCTCACTATTCGTTCGCAGTCAGGCCAAGCGTGGACCTTTTCTCAAACAAGACCAAGTAGCAGCAACTAGtaagcaaaaaaacaagaaaaaattgatcagAATTTTTGTTATGCATGCGTTAATTCCATTGAATTAATAGATTGTTACTAGCAGGTGATCTTGAATTCGAGGCACCATTAAAAATCGTGGAATATCCAGACCCTATACTCAGAGCCAAAAACAAGCGAATTGATAGTTTTGATgacaatttaaagaaattagTTGATGAAATGTTCGATGTCATGTACAAGTAAGAAcccaattattttcttatgatatttttgtataatttgttaCTGATTCTTGTTTTCAGATGTTTGTGGAGGGaagttttattaaaagaatatttgcATAATTTATTGTTGGATgcttctagaaaaaaaattgtttatttatttacattttagtaAACAAGTATTTGTTGGCTTGATTTTGAACAGAACTGATGGTATTGGACTCTCCGCCCCGCAAGTAGGAATTAATGTTCAACTTATGGTATTCAATCCAGCTGATGAGCATGGAGAAGGAGACGAAATTGTTCTTGTTAATCCCAGAGTGAATAAGTATTCGAAGAAAACTGTGCTCTTTAATGAAGGTTGCCTATCCTTTCCTGGGATATACGCCGATGTTAAGGTATTGATGTTCTGCTTTGAGTGTCAAGTTCAAACTGAAGTATTGAGTAGGGCTATAAGATAAAAAGGACTCCTATAGTACACAGTGGAACGTAGAATTTGGTCAGTGTAAAGAATTCCAGTAATCAAAGTCTGAATGAGTGTAATTATTCAGTTGTCTTCATCGCTTAAGAGATATAATCCTAAACCTTTATGGATTAAACCAAACCTAAAAAACTTGAGCAAATTGTGATTTGACTTGGTCTGATTTCGTCAAGATTTTTTCCGCCTTGTTGGATATTTTATTGCTTAATTTTGACTCATCTGGTTGGGTGGTGGTTGGACTAGTAATGATATTTGTCGAAAAAAAGTTGTGACATGAATATCTGATGAAAGGACACAATGGTTAAGTTGTAACTAAATACTATTTCATGAACTCTGTTTTCCCATCGTGTATGTTCATGATACATTCTTGTGACagctcaaaaaaatatttagatacaAGTTAaccttcttttaatatattataattccTAGTTATATTTAGCTGAATGTTGAGCTGCGTTGGATTTTTTTGTCGTGTGTGCTTATCTGAGCCAAATCAACTGATAATGTGAGAAAGCTTtttgatttatgatattttagctAACAATGTGATTCTtcataaagattttttaatagACTTTATTTCAACTGAAATCTATACTTTCAGAGACCAGAATCTGTAAAGATTGATGCGAGGGACATTAATGGTGCAAGGTTTACTGTCAACTTGTCTGGTCTTCCTGCACGGGTTTTCCAGCATGAATTCGACCATTTACAGGTCTTTTCTTCAATAacattctacttttttttttcttgttttgatgaCGAGATCATATATGAGTGTTGCATTTGGAAGTTTTACAAATAAGCCTGAGTTGTATGTAGTTGCTAGTATACATGAAGTTACCTATGGATCTTAGAGATATGCTTTATCCAAAATATTTCTTCGTGTGCTTGCAAGAATATATTTCTGAATTGAAGTGAAATTTCAGGAGGTTTGGGATTAATACATGACcagttttcttttcatttgatgAAGAATAATGTCTCCAGGTCCAGCTTTTTTTTATAGCTGCTAGTTTTCTTGACACATGCTTTGCATGTATACTaaactattttataatatttttttaatctctaataGATTGTTTGGAATTATTTACAGATGAATAAGGTTGAatagttattatattaaaatatttgatttttaaaatttgaattatttcatataaagtTTGTAAGTATAAAATCTGtttgtttgaatttaaaatataaaattagtaaCATAAATTTGTATTATCTTTGAATATTTGACAGCTGGTTGTTGGGATAAGAATGCTAGGAAATAACCACAAAAAGTTTtgcactaatttatttttaagtatgtATTGTtagacattgaaaaaatattaagttactataattttagaaattttaaatttttttagagttttgatggtcaaaataaagtttcattAAAGTACTATATAgattatgaataattttaaaaagcttattttatgtttttcaggGTTTTGGGTGGTTTATAAAttggaaaataatgaaaaaacaggattaatctattttttaggaatacaataactttttaaaatgtcttgttcatgtgaaagaaagaagatgtcctttttttttatttttattagaggtGGGTTAGGATTtagatattaatattgatgttttaatattactAATATATTAAGGGTATAACAATCAAGCAAAAGTTTTAAAGgagtttgtgtttttatatatggGGTTATGGTTTccagttaattatatttatgaaaaaaaattgttttgtgcTTGTAGTGTTCTTGAGACATATAATTGTCACCTTTATTCCTCAAAACTTTCTATGATCCTACCGTCACAATATTGCATTGTAAGCCAGAATTATGACAATTCTTTAGCTGATATGCATGTTGAAGGTCCTATAATACCAGAGAGATCTTGTCCAACACAGACAAGTAAAGTGTTTTGTTAGAGGAGTAAGAATATGCAGATATTCAAAGGAGAATGAGACATTCATCACTGTAGGAGAAGAAATAAGTCAACAAACCTAGGCATTCCATTCCAGCTGCATCTTAGCTAAAGGGAATCCTCTATTGGTCCTTGATGCTATACTCAGAAATGaggtgaaaaaacaaacaaaacatatttacCCTACAATAATCACTTGAGCAAAGGAAGTTCAATAACATTCTtgaatttctttcctttcataTTCTCCACACAACCGCAAAGATGGCCAACTTCACTGAATCTTATATAACTTTCCCGCAGATAATATCCTGAAAATCTCAATAAAAGATCCTTGGATCCTCCACAGAAATTGGAATCACTGATGACTGCAAGAAATCCTGGGAAACTTGCTATTTTAATACTATTGTGTCTTGTGCTTAATGATTATCGAGTGGTAAGCCTTCTTACAAAGATTGCTCATGGTCTTGCAGGGGATTCTGTTCTTTGATAGAATGACTGAAGAAGTTCTTGATAGTATTCGTCCAGGGCTACAGGTGAGTAAGCATGCCAAAACTAATTTGTTTTCCACTAACCTTGAGAAGGATTCCCTTT is a window encoding:
- the LOC7496836 gene encoding peptide deformylase 1B, chloroplastic/mitochondrial isoform X2, which translates into the protein MATCTRSSSLSRALLLPYLHSRTQTLCEPIRLARFSSTMKQPRPPSLFVRSQAKRGPFLKQDQVAATSDLEFEAPLKIVEYPDPILRAKNKRIDSFDDNLKKLVDEMFDVMYKTDGIGLSAPQVGINVQLMVFNPADEHGEGDEIVLVNPRVNKYSKKTVLFNEGCLSFPGIYADVKRPESVKIDARDINGARFTVNLSGLPARVFQHEFDHLQGILFFDRMTEEVLDSIRPGLQALEKKYEDKTGFPSPERIETHRLKKVAAGFGKL
- the LOC7496836 gene encoding peptide deformylase 1B, chloroplastic/mitochondrial isoform X1, producing the protein MATCTRSSSLSRALLLPYLHSRTQTLCEPIRLARFSSTMKQPRPPSLFVRSQAKRGPFLKQDQVAATTGDLEFEAPLKIVEYPDPILRAKNKRIDSFDDNLKKLVDEMFDVMYKTDGIGLSAPQVGINVQLMVFNPADEHGEGDEIVLVNPRVNKYSKKTVLFNEGCLSFPGIYADVKRPESVKIDARDINGARFTVNLSGLPARVFQHEFDHLQGILFFDRMTEEVLDSIRPGLQALEKKYEDKTGFPSPERIETHRLKKVAAGFGKL
- the LOC7496836 gene encoding peptide deformylase 1B, chloroplastic/mitochondrial isoform X3, giving the protein MATCTRSSSLSRALLLPYLHSRTQTLCEPIRLARFSSTMKQPRPPSLFVRSQAKRGPFLKQDQVAATTGDLEFEAPLKIVEYPDPILRAKNKRIDSFDDNLKKLVDEMFDVMYKTDGIGLSAPQVGINVQLMVFNPADEHGEGDEIVLVNPRVNKYSKKTVLFNEGCLSFPGIYADVKRPESVKIDARDINGARFTVNLSGLPARVFQHEFDHLQIIS